The Primulina eburnea isolate SZY01 chromosome 6, ASM2296580v1, whole genome shotgun sequence genome contains a region encoding:
- the LOC140833758 gene encoding DNA mismatch repair protein PMS1 isoform X3 produces the protein MEVGGSEASEPPSIRPLNKGVVHRICAGQVILDLSSAVKELVENSLDAGATSIEVALKEYGLESFQVIDNGSGISPKNFRVLALKHHTSKLNGFQDLESLTTFGFRGEALSSLCALGDLTIETRSSSEVVATHLTYNRSGLLTAERKTARQVGTTVTIKKLFSYLPVRSKEFQRNIRKEYGKLIGLLNAYALVAKGVRLICTNTTGKNSRSVVLQTQGGGSLKDNIITVFGMSTFSCLEPVRVSITDDCMVEGFVSKSGYGSGRHIGDRQFFFANGRPVDVPKVGKLVNELYRGANSRQYPVAILDFSIPTKAYDVNVTPDKRKIYFSNESTILQSLRETLEKIYSSNQVTYTVNTIEKLNEETLGSKVDSLRECAEMPIKQLFPEDNVVREENDDKQCTNDSTTFTTVKGDCRYSSAEELGADVHSMKKQFVLRVHGDRKSQLMDAPLQSRPILKGGTDNSLRQSNIFQKSLSNFVTVNKRKLENMGTALSEVPLLRSGPLDRFRDNSSVNHSSSPRSPVNSTKYDDYKNNTCSEPQPAKTPRISSFFVDAETNVSLCSSNKEQSGRREAIDLPEQIIEERASSDAGVPGALKSTNSQPTYVDLPSHSLGKDSPMVSSGINIGFTLQFSVKDLMSRSKQRLSRLRSLNHSSGRMNLKGGFAAATLDLSQFANEEGKAKALAAATRELERLFKKEDFNHMKIIGQFNLGFIIGKLDQDLFIVDQHAADEKYNYERLSLTTILNQQPLLRPLHMELSPEEEIVISMHMDTFSKEERRGSGNTADGAARQRRGSERRRLAEKWFFIGGGHARTSRKPL, from the exons ATGGAAGTCGGAGGTTCTGAAGCATCCGAGCCTCCGTCCATCAGGCCGCTCAACAAAGGCGTTGTTCACCGAATCTGCGCGGGCCAGGTGATTTTGGACCTCTCTTCTGCGGTGAAGGAGCTCGTCGAAAACAGCCTCGATGCTGGTGCTACGAGTATCGAGGTCGCTCTGAAGGAGTACGGTCTGGAGTCTTTCCAAGTCATTGACAATGGCTCCGGAATTTCTCCCAAGAATTTCAGG GTCTTGGCTTTGAAGCATCATACGTCAAAGCTAAATGGTTTTCAAGACCTTGAGTCTCTGACTACTTTTGGGTTTCGAGGGGAGGCTTTGAGTTCGCTGTGCGCGTTGGGGGACTTGACTATAGAGACACGTTCTAGTAGTGAGGTCGTTGCGACACACTTGACATACAATAGATCAGGTCTTCTGACCGCCGAGAGGAAGACTGCTCGTCAAGTCGGAACTACTGTCACTATCAAGAAATTGTTTTCCTATTTACCAGTCAGGAGCAAAGAATTCCAGCGAAATATTCGTAAAGAATATGGAAAGTTGATTGGTTTATTGAAT gcCTATGCGCTCGTTGCCAAAGGAGTAAGATTAATTTGCACCAACACAACTGGTAAAAATTCCAGGTCTGTAGTTCTGCAAACACAGGGCGGTGGATCCCTTAAAGACAATATCATCACTGTGTTTGGTATGAGCACCTTTTCTTGTTTAGAACCTGTGAGAGTTAGCATTACAGATGATTGTATGGTTGAAGGATTTGTTTCAAAGTCTGGATATGGAAGCGGACGTCACATAGGAGATCGGCAATTCTTTTTTGCTAATGGTCGTCCAGTTGACGTGCCCAAAGTTGGCAAGCTTGTGAATGAGTTGTATAGAGGTGCAAATTCCCGACAATATCCTGTTGCAATCTTGGATTTTTCCATTCCAACTAAGGCATATGACGTGAATGTGACGCCGGATAAAAGGAAAATATATTTCTCCAATGAAAGTACAATTTTGCAGTCCTTAAGGGAGACTCTGGAGAAAATTTATTCATCAAATCAAGTTACTTATACAGTTAACACAATAGAGAAACTTAATGAGGAGACTCTTGGCTCCAAGGTTGATTCTCTACGTGAGTGCGCTGAGATGCCCATAAAGCAATTGTTTCCAGAAGATAACGTGGTTCGAGAGGAAAATGATGATAAACAATGCACAAATGACAGCACGACTTTCACAACAGTTAAAGGGGACTGTAGATATTCTTCTGCTGAGGAGCTCGGTGCTGATGTTCATTCAATGAAAAAACAATTTGTGCTCAGAGTTCACGGGGATAGGAAAAGCCAACTTATGGATGCTCCCCTCCAGTCAAGGCCGATCCTTAAAGGTGGCACTGATAATTCACTTCGGCAATCGAACATCTTCCAGAAATCACTCAGTAATTTTGTTACAGTAAATAAGAGAAAACTAGAAAACATGGGTACTGCGTTGTCTGAAGTTCCGCTTCTTAGAAGTGGACctcttgatagattcagggacAATAGCTCAGTGAATCATTCTTCATCACCGAGATCTCCAGTCAATTCCACAAAGTATGatgattataaaaataatacatgCAGTGAACCTCAACCAGCAAAAACTCCGAGAATCAGTAGTTTCTTTGTTGATGCAGAGACAAACGTTTCATTATGCTCTTCAAACAAAGAGCAAAGCGGAAGAAGAGAG GCAATTGACTTACCGGAGCAAATAATTGAAGAGAGAGCGTCATCAGATGCCGGTGTTCCTGGTGCTTTGAAAAGCACTAATTCACAACCTACATATGTTGACCTGCCATCACATTCTTTGGGTAAAGACTCCCCAATGGTTTCTTCTGGTATAAACATTGGTTTTACCTTGCAATTTAGTGTTAAAGATTTGATGTCAAGGAGTAAACAAAGGCTGTCAAGACTGCGGTCCTTAAACCATTCATCTGGAAGAATGAATTTGAAAGG GGGTTTTGCTGCAGCAACATTGGATCTTTCACAATTTGCAAATGAGGAGGGGAAGGCTAAGGCTCTAGCTGCTGCTACCAGGGAGTTGGAGAGACTATTTAAGAAAGAAGACTTTAATCATATGAAG ATCATTGGACAATTTAACCTTGGATTCATTATTGGCAAGTTGGATCAGGACCTCTTTATTGTAGACCAG CATGCTGCAGATGAGAAATACAATTATGAACGTTTGTCACTAACAACCATATTGAACCAGCAACCTTTACTTCG GCCATTGCACATGGAGTTATCTCCAGAGGAAGAGATAGTCATCTCCATGCACATGGATACCTTCAG CAAAGAGGAGCGGAGGGGAAGTGGGAACACAGCAGACGGGGCGGCAAGGCAGAGGCGAGGCAGTGAGAGGCGAAGGCTGGCG
- the LOC140833758 gene encoding DNA mismatch repair protein PMS1 isoform X4, producing the protein MEVGGSEASEPPSIRPLNKGVVHRICAGQVILDLSSAVKELVENSLDAGATSIEVALKEYGLESFQVIDNGSGISPKNFRVLALKHHTSKLNGFQDLESLTTFGFRGEALSSLCALGDLTIETRSSSEVVATHLTYNRSGLLTAERKTARQVGTTVTIKKLFSYLPVRSKEFQRNIRKEYGKLIGLLNAYALVAKGVRLICTNTTGKNSRSVVLQTQGGGSLKDNIITVFGMSTFSCLEPVRVSITDDCMVEGFVSKSGYGSGRHIGDRQFFFANGRPVDVPKVGKLVNELYRGANSRQYPVAILDFSIPTKAYDVNVTPDKRKIYFSNESTILQSLRETLEKIYSSNQVTYTVNTIEKLNEETLGSKVDSLRECAEMPIKQLFPEDNVVREENDDKQCTNDSTTFTTVKGDCRYSSAEELGADVHSMKKQFVLRVHGDRKSQLMDAPLQSRPILKGGTDNSLRQSNIFQKSLSNFVTVNKRKLENMGTALSEVPLLRSGPLDRFRDNSSVNHSSSPRSPVNSTKYDDYKNNTCSEPQPAKTPRISSFFVDAETNVSLCSSNKEQSGRREAIDLPEQIIEERASSDAGVPGALKSTNSQPTYVDLPSHSLGKDSPMVSSGINIGFTLQFSVKDLMSRSKQRLSRLRSLNHSSGRMNLKGGFAAATLDLSQFANEEGKAKALAAATRELERLFKKEDFNHMKIIGQFNLGFIIGKLDQDLFIVDQHAADEKYNYERLSLTTILNQQPLLRPLHMELSPEEEIVISMHMDTFRKNGFLLEEDMHAPPGNRFKLKAVPFSKNITFGVAESSKHGG; encoded by the exons ATGGAAGTCGGAGGTTCTGAAGCATCCGAGCCTCCGTCCATCAGGCCGCTCAACAAAGGCGTTGTTCACCGAATCTGCGCGGGCCAGGTGATTTTGGACCTCTCTTCTGCGGTGAAGGAGCTCGTCGAAAACAGCCTCGATGCTGGTGCTACGAGTATCGAGGTCGCTCTGAAGGAGTACGGTCTGGAGTCTTTCCAAGTCATTGACAATGGCTCCGGAATTTCTCCCAAGAATTTCAGG GTCTTGGCTTTGAAGCATCATACGTCAAAGCTAAATGGTTTTCAAGACCTTGAGTCTCTGACTACTTTTGGGTTTCGAGGGGAGGCTTTGAGTTCGCTGTGCGCGTTGGGGGACTTGACTATAGAGACACGTTCTAGTAGTGAGGTCGTTGCGACACACTTGACATACAATAGATCAGGTCTTCTGACCGCCGAGAGGAAGACTGCTCGTCAAGTCGGAACTACTGTCACTATCAAGAAATTGTTTTCCTATTTACCAGTCAGGAGCAAAGAATTCCAGCGAAATATTCGTAAAGAATATGGAAAGTTGATTGGTTTATTGAAT gcCTATGCGCTCGTTGCCAAAGGAGTAAGATTAATTTGCACCAACACAACTGGTAAAAATTCCAGGTCTGTAGTTCTGCAAACACAGGGCGGTGGATCCCTTAAAGACAATATCATCACTGTGTTTGGTATGAGCACCTTTTCTTGTTTAGAACCTGTGAGAGTTAGCATTACAGATGATTGTATGGTTGAAGGATTTGTTTCAAAGTCTGGATATGGAAGCGGACGTCACATAGGAGATCGGCAATTCTTTTTTGCTAATGGTCGTCCAGTTGACGTGCCCAAAGTTGGCAAGCTTGTGAATGAGTTGTATAGAGGTGCAAATTCCCGACAATATCCTGTTGCAATCTTGGATTTTTCCATTCCAACTAAGGCATATGACGTGAATGTGACGCCGGATAAAAGGAAAATATATTTCTCCAATGAAAGTACAATTTTGCAGTCCTTAAGGGAGACTCTGGAGAAAATTTATTCATCAAATCAAGTTACTTATACAGTTAACACAATAGAGAAACTTAATGAGGAGACTCTTGGCTCCAAGGTTGATTCTCTACGTGAGTGCGCTGAGATGCCCATAAAGCAATTGTTTCCAGAAGATAACGTGGTTCGAGAGGAAAATGATGATAAACAATGCACAAATGACAGCACGACTTTCACAACAGTTAAAGGGGACTGTAGATATTCTTCTGCTGAGGAGCTCGGTGCTGATGTTCATTCAATGAAAAAACAATTTGTGCTCAGAGTTCACGGGGATAGGAAAAGCCAACTTATGGATGCTCCCCTCCAGTCAAGGCCGATCCTTAAAGGTGGCACTGATAATTCACTTCGGCAATCGAACATCTTCCAGAAATCACTCAGTAATTTTGTTACAGTAAATAAGAGAAAACTAGAAAACATGGGTACTGCGTTGTCTGAAGTTCCGCTTCTTAGAAGTGGACctcttgatagattcagggacAATAGCTCAGTGAATCATTCTTCATCACCGAGATCTCCAGTCAATTCCACAAAGTATGatgattataaaaataatacatgCAGTGAACCTCAACCAGCAAAAACTCCGAGAATCAGTAGTTTCTTTGTTGATGCAGAGACAAACGTTTCATTATGCTCTTCAAACAAAGAGCAAAGCGGAAGAAGAGAG GCAATTGACTTACCGGAGCAAATAATTGAAGAGAGAGCGTCATCAGATGCCGGTGTTCCTGGTGCTTTGAAAAGCACTAATTCACAACCTACATATGTTGACCTGCCATCACATTCTTTGGGTAAAGACTCCCCAATGGTTTCTTCTGGTATAAACATTGGTTTTACCTTGCAATTTAGTGTTAAAGATTTGATGTCAAGGAGTAAACAAAGGCTGTCAAGACTGCGGTCCTTAAACCATTCATCTGGAAGAATGAATTTGAAAGG GGGTTTTGCTGCAGCAACATTGGATCTTTCACAATTTGCAAATGAGGAGGGGAAGGCTAAGGCTCTAGCTGCTGCTACCAGGGAGTTGGAGAGACTATTTAAGAAAGAAGACTTTAATCATATGAAG ATCATTGGACAATTTAACCTTGGATTCATTATTGGCAAGTTGGATCAGGACCTCTTTATTGTAGACCAG CATGCTGCAGATGAGAAATACAATTATGAACGTTTGTCACTAACAACCATATTGAACCAGCAACCTTTACTTCG GCCATTGCACATGGAGTTATCTCCAGAGGAAGAGATAGTCATCTCCATGCACATGGATACCTTCAG
- the LOC140833758 gene encoding DNA mismatch repair protein PMS1 isoform X5, translated as MEVGGSEASEPPSIRPLNKGVVHRICAGQVILDLSSAVKELVENSLDAGATSIEVALKEYGLESFQVIDNGSGISPKNFRVLALKHHTSKLNGFQDLESLTTFGFRGEALSSLCALGDLTIETRSSSEVVATHLTYNRSGLLTAERKTARQVGTTVTIKKLFSYLPVRSKEFQRNIRKEYGKLIGLLNAYALVAKGVRLICTNTTGKNSRSVVLQTQGGGSLKDNIITVFGMSTFSCLEPVRVSITDDCMVEGFVSKSGYGSGRHIGDRQFFFANGRPVDVPKVGKLVNELYRGANSRQYPVAILDFSIPTKAYDVNVTPDKRKIYFSNESTILQSLRETLEKIYSSNQVTYTVNTIEKLNEETLGSKVDSLRECAEMPIKQLFPEDNVVREENDDKQCTNDSTTFTTVKGDCRYSSAEELGADVHSMKKQFVLRVHGDRKSQLMDAPLQSRPILKGGTDNSLRQSNIFQKSLSNFVTVNKRKLENMGTALSEVPLLRSGPLDRFRDNSSVNHSSSPRSPVNSTKYDDYKNNTCSEPQPAKTPRISSFFVDAETNVSLCSSNKEQSGRREAIDLPEQIIEERASSDAGVPGALKSTNSQPTYVDLPSHSLGKDSPMVSSGINIGFTLQFSVKDLMSRSKQRLSRLRSLNHSSGRMNLKGGFAAATLDLSQFANEEGKAKALAAATRELERLFKKEDFNHMKIIGQFNLGFIIGKLDQDLFIVDQHAADEKYNYERLSLTTILNQQPLLRPLHMELSPEEEIVISMHMDTFRNS; from the exons ATGGAAGTCGGAGGTTCTGAAGCATCCGAGCCTCCGTCCATCAGGCCGCTCAACAAAGGCGTTGTTCACCGAATCTGCGCGGGCCAGGTGATTTTGGACCTCTCTTCTGCGGTGAAGGAGCTCGTCGAAAACAGCCTCGATGCTGGTGCTACGAGTATCGAGGTCGCTCTGAAGGAGTACGGTCTGGAGTCTTTCCAAGTCATTGACAATGGCTCCGGAATTTCTCCCAAGAATTTCAGG GTCTTGGCTTTGAAGCATCATACGTCAAAGCTAAATGGTTTTCAAGACCTTGAGTCTCTGACTACTTTTGGGTTTCGAGGGGAGGCTTTGAGTTCGCTGTGCGCGTTGGGGGACTTGACTATAGAGACACGTTCTAGTAGTGAGGTCGTTGCGACACACTTGACATACAATAGATCAGGTCTTCTGACCGCCGAGAGGAAGACTGCTCGTCAAGTCGGAACTACTGTCACTATCAAGAAATTGTTTTCCTATTTACCAGTCAGGAGCAAAGAATTCCAGCGAAATATTCGTAAAGAATATGGAAAGTTGATTGGTTTATTGAAT gcCTATGCGCTCGTTGCCAAAGGAGTAAGATTAATTTGCACCAACACAACTGGTAAAAATTCCAGGTCTGTAGTTCTGCAAACACAGGGCGGTGGATCCCTTAAAGACAATATCATCACTGTGTTTGGTATGAGCACCTTTTCTTGTTTAGAACCTGTGAGAGTTAGCATTACAGATGATTGTATGGTTGAAGGATTTGTTTCAAAGTCTGGATATGGAAGCGGACGTCACATAGGAGATCGGCAATTCTTTTTTGCTAATGGTCGTCCAGTTGACGTGCCCAAAGTTGGCAAGCTTGTGAATGAGTTGTATAGAGGTGCAAATTCCCGACAATATCCTGTTGCAATCTTGGATTTTTCCATTCCAACTAAGGCATATGACGTGAATGTGACGCCGGATAAAAGGAAAATATATTTCTCCAATGAAAGTACAATTTTGCAGTCCTTAAGGGAGACTCTGGAGAAAATTTATTCATCAAATCAAGTTACTTATACAGTTAACACAATAGAGAAACTTAATGAGGAGACTCTTGGCTCCAAGGTTGATTCTCTACGTGAGTGCGCTGAGATGCCCATAAAGCAATTGTTTCCAGAAGATAACGTGGTTCGAGAGGAAAATGATGATAAACAATGCACAAATGACAGCACGACTTTCACAACAGTTAAAGGGGACTGTAGATATTCTTCTGCTGAGGAGCTCGGTGCTGATGTTCATTCAATGAAAAAACAATTTGTGCTCAGAGTTCACGGGGATAGGAAAAGCCAACTTATGGATGCTCCCCTCCAGTCAAGGCCGATCCTTAAAGGTGGCACTGATAATTCACTTCGGCAATCGAACATCTTCCAGAAATCACTCAGTAATTTTGTTACAGTAAATAAGAGAAAACTAGAAAACATGGGTACTGCGTTGTCTGAAGTTCCGCTTCTTAGAAGTGGACctcttgatagattcagggacAATAGCTCAGTGAATCATTCTTCATCACCGAGATCTCCAGTCAATTCCACAAAGTATGatgattataaaaataatacatgCAGTGAACCTCAACCAGCAAAAACTCCGAGAATCAGTAGTTTCTTTGTTGATGCAGAGACAAACGTTTCATTATGCTCTTCAAACAAAGAGCAAAGCGGAAGAAGAGAG GCAATTGACTTACCGGAGCAAATAATTGAAGAGAGAGCGTCATCAGATGCCGGTGTTCCTGGTGCTTTGAAAAGCACTAATTCACAACCTACATATGTTGACCTGCCATCACATTCTTTGGGTAAAGACTCCCCAATGGTTTCTTCTGGTATAAACATTGGTTTTACCTTGCAATTTAGTGTTAAAGATTTGATGTCAAGGAGTAAACAAAGGCTGTCAAGACTGCGGTCCTTAAACCATTCATCTGGAAGAATGAATTTGAAAGG GGGTTTTGCTGCAGCAACATTGGATCTTTCACAATTTGCAAATGAGGAGGGGAAGGCTAAGGCTCTAGCTGCTGCTACCAGGGAGTTGGAGAGACTATTTAAGAAAGAAGACTTTAATCATATGAAG ATCATTGGACAATTTAACCTTGGATTCATTATTGGCAAGTTGGATCAGGACCTCTTTATTGTAGACCAG CATGCTGCAGATGAGAAATACAATTATGAACGTTTGTCACTAACAACCATATTGAACCAGCAACCTTTACTTCG GCCATTGCACATGGAGTTATCTCCAGAGGAAGAGATAGTCATCTCCATGCACATGGATACCTTCAG aaaTTCATAA
- the LOC140833758 gene encoding DNA mismatch repair protein PMS1 isoform X6, with the protein MEVGGSEASEPPSIRPLNKGVVHRICAGQVILDLSSAVKELVENSLDAGATSIEVALKEYGLESFQVIDNGSGISPKNFRVLALKHHTSKLNGFQDLESLTTFGFRGEALSSLCALGDLTIETRSSSEVVATHLTYNRSGLLTAERKTARQVGTTVTIKKLFSYLPVRSKEFQRNIRKEYGKLIGLLNAYALVAKGVRLICTNTTGKNSRSVVLQTQGGGSLKDNIITVFGMSTFSCLEPVRVSITDDCMVEGFVSKSGYGSGRHIGDRQFFFANGRPVDVPKVGKLVNELYRGANSRQYPVAILDFSIPTKAYDVNVTPDKRKIYFSNESTILQSLRETLEKIYSSNQVTYTVNTIEKLNEETLGSKVDSLRECAEMPIKQLFPEDNVVREENDDKQCTNDSTTFTTVKGDCRYSSAEELGADVHSMKKQFVLRVHGDRKSQLMDAPLQSRPILKGGTDNSLRQSNIFQKSLSNFVTVNKRKLENMGTALSEVPLLRSGPLDRFRDNSSVNHSSSPRSPVNSTKYDDYKNNTCSEPQPAKTPRISSFFVDAETNVSLCSSNKEQSGRREAIDLPEQIIEERASSDAGVPGALKSTNSQPTYVDLPSHSLGKDSPMVSSGINIGFTLQFSVKDLMSRSKQRLSRLRSLNHSSGRMNLKGGFAAATLDLSQFANEEGKAKALAAATRELERLFKKEDFNHMKIIGQFNLGFIIGKLDQDLFIVDQMRNTIMNVCH; encoded by the exons ATGGAAGTCGGAGGTTCTGAAGCATCCGAGCCTCCGTCCATCAGGCCGCTCAACAAAGGCGTTGTTCACCGAATCTGCGCGGGCCAGGTGATTTTGGACCTCTCTTCTGCGGTGAAGGAGCTCGTCGAAAACAGCCTCGATGCTGGTGCTACGAGTATCGAGGTCGCTCTGAAGGAGTACGGTCTGGAGTCTTTCCAAGTCATTGACAATGGCTCCGGAATTTCTCCCAAGAATTTCAGG GTCTTGGCTTTGAAGCATCATACGTCAAAGCTAAATGGTTTTCAAGACCTTGAGTCTCTGACTACTTTTGGGTTTCGAGGGGAGGCTTTGAGTTCGCTGTGCGCGTTGGGGGACTTGACTATAGAGACACGTTCTAGTAGTGAGGTCGTTGCGACACACTTGACATACAATAGATCAGGTCTTCTGACCGCCGAGAGGAAGACTGCTCGTCAAGTCGGAACTACTGTCACTATCAAGAAATTGTTTTCCTATTTACCAGTCAGGAGCAAAGAATTCCAGCGAAATATTCGTAAAGAATATGGAAAGTTGATTGGTTTATTGAAT gcCTATGCGCTCGTTGCCAAAGGAGTAAGATTAATTTGCACCAACACAACTGGTAAAAATTCCAGGTCTGTAGTTCTGCAAACACAGGGCGGTGGATCCCTTAAAGACAATATCATCACTGTGTTTGGTATGAGCACCTTTTCTTGTTTAGAACCTGTGAGAGTTAGCATTACAGATGATTGTATGGTTGAAGGATTTGTTTCAAAGTCTGGATATGGAAGCGGACGTCACATAGGAGATCGGCAATTCTTTTTTGCTAATGGTCGTCCAGTTGACGTGCCCAAAGTTGGCAAGCTTGTGAATGAGTTGTATAGAGGTGCAAATTCCCGACAATATCCTGTTGCAATCTTGGATTTTTCCATTCCAACTAAGGCATATGACGTGAATGTGACGCCGGATAAAAGGAAAATATATTTCTCCAATGAAAGTACAATTTTGCAGTCCTTAAGGGAGACTCTGGAGAAAATTTATTCATCAAATCAAGTTACTTATACAGTTAACACAATAGAGAAACTTAATGAGGAGACTCTTGGCTCCAAGGTTGATTCTCTACGTGAGTGCGCTGAGATGCCCATAAAGCAATTGTTTCCAGAAGATAACGTGGTTCGAGAGGAAAATGATGATAAACAATGCACAAATGACAGCACGACTTTCACAACAGTTAAAGGGGACTGTAGATATTCTTCTGCTGAGGAGCTCGGTGCTGATGTTCATTCAATGAAAAAACAATTTGTGCTCAGAGTTCACGGGGATAGGAAAAGCCAACTTATGGATGCTCCCCTCCAGTCAAGGCCGATCCTTAAAGGTGGCACTGATAATTCACTTCGGCAATCGAACATCTTCCAGAAATCACTCAGTAATTTTGTTACAGTAAATAAGAGAAAACTAGAAAACATGGGTACTGCGTTGTCTGAAGTTCCGCTTCTTAGAAGTGGACctcttgatagattcagggacAATAGCTCAGTGAATCATTCTTCATCACCGAGATCTCCAGTCAATTCCACAAAGTATGatgattataaaaataatacatgCAGTGAACCTCAACCAGCAAAAACTCCGAGAATCAGTAGTTTCTTTGTTGATGCAGAGACAAACGTTTCATTATGCTCTTCAAACAAAGAGCAAAGCGGAAGAAGAGAG GCAATTGACTTACCGGAGCAAATAATTGAAGAGAGAGCGTCATCAGATGCCGGTGTTCCTGGTGCTTTGAAAAGCACTAATTCACAACCTACATATGTTGACCTGCCATCACATTCTTTGGGTAAAGACTCCCCAATGGTTTCTTCTGGTATAAACATTGGTTTTACCTTGCAATTTAGTGTTAAAGATTTGATGTCAAGGAGTAAACAAAGGCTGTCAAGACTGCGGTCCTTAAACCATTCATCTGGAAGAATGAATTTGAAAGG GGGTTTTGCTGCAGCAACATTGGATCTTTCACAATTTGCAAATGAGGAGGGGAAGGCTAAGGCTCTAGCTGCTGCTACCAGGGAGTTGGAGAGACTATTTAAGAAAGAAGACTTTAATCATATGAAG ATCATTGGACAATTTAACCTTGGATTCATTATTGGCAAGTTGGATCAGGACCTCTTTATTGTAGACCAG ATGAGAAATACAATTATGAACGTTTGTCACTAA